The following proteins are encoded in a genomic region of Phragmites australis chromosome 9, lpPhrAust1.1, whole genome shotgun sequence:
- the LOC133929208 gene encoding uncharacterized protein LOC133929208, which translates to MPRHAHHEPAPPACCCGCGCAAPCYYPAPAPPPPSSAASDHLLHAIAAHLLLSSPAPTPPPQPQPQPPPAAPAAHHAHPYPYYSHHYEYQQQQAKPHAYTHPPPPPQLNPSGDHGHLLLHSLLHRVAALESALPRPIPTPPPARRPPHPNPRPRRAARYQEEEEEESPPSPPPPRSRSARVGPPSAARELAAQTIQAHFRRFLARRSRTLRQLKELAVLRSNAAAIRGSLSDRRGGADPAAVSEVAMGLLHRLDAIEGGDPMIREGKRAVSRDLTRILDFVDKVLVKEHEQMAMGDALDTDEYNGGCNAAFAADRRAVNKKKVSFFGNGQVHELNGETENGNEADEGSESSSSAESDEVKGLHRKRSVNGKPGLAAPMPVHMKSRKVAGERR; encoded by the exons ATGCCCCGTCACGCTCACCACGAGCCGGCCCCGCCCGCCtgctgctgcggctgcggctgcgccGCGCCGTGCTATTACCCCGCTcccgcgccgcccccgcccagctccgccgcgtccgaccacctcctCCACGCCATCGCGGCCCACCTCCTCCTTAGCTCCCCCGCGCCCACGCCGCCCCCTCAGCCGCAGCCCCAGCCGCCGCCTGCGGCTCCCGCCGCGCACCACGCGCATCCCTACCCCTACTACTCCCACCACTACGAgtaccagcagcagcaggccaaaCCCCACGCCTACACccacccaccgccgccgccgcagctcaACCCGTCTGGGGACCACGGCCACCTCCTGCTCCACTCGCTCCTGCACCGCGTGGCCGCGCTCGAGTCCGCCCTGCCCCGCCCCATCCCCACCCCTCctccggcgcggcggccgccccATCCAAACCCTCGCCCGCGCCGCGCGGCCCGCtaccaggaggaggaggaagaggaatcCCCAccctcgcctccgccgccgcggtcgCGGAGCGCGCGCGTGGGGCCCCCCTCCGCGGCGAGGGAGCTCGCGGCTCAGACGATCCAGGCGCACTTCCGCCGCTTCCTGGCGCGGCGCTCCCGGACGCTGCGCCAGCTCAAGgagctcgccgtgctccggtcCAATGCCGCGGCGATCCGGGGTTCTCTCTCTGACCGCCGCGGGGGCGCCGaccccgccgccgtctccgAGGTCGCCATGGGCCTCCTCCACCGGCTCGACGCGATCGAG GGAGGGGACCCGATGATCCGTGAGGGGAAGCGCGCGGTGAGCCGGGACCTCACCCGAATCTTGGACTTTGTTGACAAGGTGCTAGTCAAAGAGCATGAGCAAATGGCGATGGGTGATGCATTGGACACTGATGAGTACAATGGTGGTTGCAATGCTGCCTTCGCGGCAGATCGCCGGGCTGTGAACAAGAAGAAGGTGAGTTTCTTTGGTAATGGCCAGGTTCACGAGCTTAACGGAGAGACAGAGAACGGAAATGAGGCAGATGAGGGCTCCGAAAGCTCGAGTTCTGCTGAATCTGATGAGGTGAAGGGTCTGCATAGGAAGAGGAGTGTCAATGGTAAGCCTGGGCTTGCGGCACCGATGCCCGTGCACATGAAGTCGAGGAAAGTTGCTGGGGAAAGGAGATAA
- the LOC133929209 gene encoding uncharacterized protein LOC133929209, whose translation MENVESAPDSPAQAPPSSASSLPKEQSQVELELRLLQALEFYPPSKLKGIHRHFVLYGLMEYLRKSLERQFSADEVLQLLDRFFNLEMLKPEDDEKDNFSQGEEFSLPESFFNKEE comes from the exons ATGGAAAACGTCGAGTCCGCCCCTGACTCGCCTGCGCAGGCGCCACCGTCCTCCGCGTCGTCTCTTCCCAAG GAGCAATCGCAGGTGGAGCTGGAGCTGAGGCTGCTTCAGGCTCTCGAGTTCTACCCTCCGTCCAAACTGAAAG GCATTCATCGTCACTTTGTTCTATACGGCCTCATGGAATACTTGAGAAAAAG CCTTGAGAGACAATTCTCTGCTGATGAAGTTTTGCAACTATTGGACCGCTTCTTCAACCTAGAAATGCTG AAACCAGAGGATGATGAGAAGGATAACTTCAGTCAGGGGGAAGAATTTTCTTTACCAGAGAGCTTTTTCAACAAGGAAGAATGA